A window of Ruminococcus champanellensis 18P13 = JCM 17042 contains these coding sequences:
- a CDS encoding carbohydrate-binding domain-containing protein, translated as MKHKAYFAFLTALILCAGLVSGCSKADSGDSSTRTAAGSSAGDSTDPVQAEQPGALQATSLLPLTLDPEDLDDSWEDSAVQVTLSGDTVQASGEGVTIEGNTVTITQAGTYVVSGTLDGVLRVDAPKDTVHLVLNGVTLSNDATAPVQVMDAKKVVLTLAEGSSNQITDGKTYTSFTDEENTEPNAALFAKSDLTINGKGSLQVTGQYANGIQSKDTLCIVSGSIRVMAANHGLKGKDAVLIAGGTLTVDARGDGIRASNDTDSRKGNVVISDGQITVDAGQDGIQAETCLAVTGGDLTITAGGGSANAEPHQESMPGFGQQTQTDTGTETVSTKGMKAGTELYIAGGTISIDAQDDGLHSNGSMTLAGGEITIRTGGDGVHADSSLTVQNGDIRIEESYEGLEAVELYIQGGTVHITASDDGLNAAGSLSADTSAQGETTGYVQTAFGGFGGMGMVDQDAKLEISGGYVYINAGGDGIDSNNGVIISGGTVLVCGPTDSANGALDSETGIVVNGGFLLAVGSSGMAEIPEDTSGQYAAAIGTGTRQAGTLLTITDSDGQVLCAFAPEKQYQHVVFSAPALQEGETYTVTLGGSCSGTETDGLYTGGDCTGGTELTSFTVSDRITTAGSNAGGMNPRGGGFPGGQDGMMPPDRQEQGTRPSFDGQEPPEDMTPPDGFDPTQEGKTPPGGFGGFDPKANTGNA; from the coding sequence ATGAAACATAAAGCTTATTTTGCATTTCTGACTGCCCTGATCCTGTGCGCCGGGCTTGTGTCCGGATGCAGCAAGGCGGATTCCGGGGACAGCAGTACCCGGACCGCTGCCGGATCCTCCGCTGGGGATTCCACGGATCCAGTACAGGCGGAGCAGCCGGGGGCTTTGCAGGCGACATCCCTGCTGCCCCTGACCCTGGATCCGGAGGATCTGGATGATAGCTGGGAGGATTCCGCCGTACAGGTCACCCTGTCCGGAGATACGGTACAGGCATCCGGCGAAGGCGTGACCATCGAGGGCAACACTGTCACCATCACCCAGGCAGGCACCTATGTGGTCAGCGGCACCCTGGATGGGGTGCTGCGGGTGGATGCTCCCAAGGATACGGTGCATCTGGTGCTGAATGGTGTGACCCTGTCCAATGATGCCACCGCTCCGGTGCAGGTGATGGACGCCAAAAAGGTGGTGCTGACCCTGGCAGAGGGCAGCAGCAATCAGATTACGGACGGCAAGACCTATACCAGCTTTACGGATGAAGAAAACACCGAGCCAAATGCCGCCTTGTTTGCCAAATCCGATCTGACCATCAACGGGAAGGGCAGCTTGCAGGTTACCGGGCAGTATGCCAACGGGATCCAGAGCAAGGATACCCTGTGCATTGTGAGCGGCAGCATCCGGGTGATGGCGGCAAATCACGGGCTCAAGGGCAAGGATGCGGTGCTCATCGCCGGAGGTACCCTGACGGTGGATGCCCGGGGAGACGGGATCCGGGCAAGCAATGACACGGACAGCCGGAAGGGCAATGTGGTGATCTCTGACGGACAGATCACCGTGGATGCCGGGCAGGACGGGATCCAGGCGGAAACCTGTCTGGCAGTCACCGGAGGGGATCTGACCATCACCGCCGGAGGGGGCAGTGCCAATGCAGAGCCTCACCAGGAAAGCATGCCGGGCTTCGGACAGCAGACCCAGACGGATACCGGTACGGAAACCGTCAGCACCAAGGGCATGAAGGCAGGCACGGAGCTGTACATCGCCGGCGGAACCATTTCCATCGATGCGCAGGATGACGGGCTGCACAGCAACGGCTCCATGACCCTTGCGGGAGGAGAGATCACCATTCGCACCGGGGGTGACGGTGTCCATGCGGACAGCAGCCTTACCGTGCAGAACGGGGACATCCGCATCGAGGAAAGCTATGAAGGCCTGGAGGCGGTGGAGCTGTACATCCAGGGCGGCACAGTGCATATCACTGCCAGCGATGACGGTCTGAATGCCGCAGGCAGCCTGTCGGCGGATACCTCCGCACAGGGGGAGACCACCGGCTATGTGCAGACCGCATTCGGCGGCTTCGGCGGCATGGGTATGGTGGATCAGGACGCCAAGCTGGAGATCAGCGGCGGCTATGTGTACATCAACGCCGGCGGCGATGGCATTGACTCCAACAACGGGGTCATCATCAGCGGCGGCACGGTGCTGGTGTGCGGCCCGACGGATTCCGCCAACGGTGCCCTGGACAGCGAAACCGGTATTGTGGTGAATGGAGGCTTCCTGCTGGCAGTGGGCAGCAGCGGCATGGCGGAGATCCCGGAGGATACCTCCGGTCAGTATGCGGCAGCCATCGGCACGGGCACCCGGCAGGCAGGCACTCTGCTGACCATTACGGACTCGGATGGGCAGGTGCTGTGCGCCTTTGCTCCGGAAAAGCAGTACCAGCATGTGGTATTCAGTGCTCCTGCCCTGCAGGAGGGAGAAACCTATACGGTGACCCTGGGGGGCAGCTGCTCCGGCACGGAAACCGATGGCTTGTATACGGGAGGGGACTGCACCGGCGGCACGGAGCTGACCAGCTTTACTGTATCTGACAGGATCACCACCGCAGGCAGCAATGCGGGCGGCATGAATCCCCGGGGAGGCGGTTTCCCCGGCGGACAGGATGGCATGATGCCTCCGGATAGACAGGAACAGGGCACCCGTCCCTCCTTTGACGGGCAGGAGCCGCCGGAGGATATGACACCTCCGGATGGGTTTGATCCCACACAGGAGGGAAAAACACCCCCCGGCGGCTTCGGGGGATTTGATCCCAAAGCAAATACGGGAAATGCATAA
- a CDS encoding M24 family metallopeptidase — MNQLPNIAAMLRAQQVQALLLTNDAPESIQYATGFGGLEGMVLITAAGKGFVLTDSRYIEAARARLTPLGFAVSVPPQGGPSAPALRALLEGEQITRLAFLAQCMSVQTHQRLTAALPDCTLEPLGEGLTRLRQIKDQDEIACLRQAQRIAEEAFDALLGQIKPGMQEKELAALLEYEMAKRGSERPSFDTILISGAKTSMPHGMPDTKPVAAGEFILVDFGAVVNGYHSDMTRTFALGSATERMRTVYSTVLAAQETGIRMLRAGVSCDQPHLAAHQVIRDAGFGDCFGHALGHCVGLEIHESPALSPRAKQHLEPGMVITVEPGIYLPGEFGVRIEDLLLIQPDGAEDLTHTPKKLLIL, encoded by the coding sequence ATGAATCAGTTACCGAACATTGCCGCCATGCTCCGGGCACAGCAGGTACAGGCGCTGCTGCTGACCAACGATGCCCCGGAAAGCATCCAGTACGCCACCGGATTCGGGGGTCTGGAGGGCATGGTGCTCATCACCGCCGCCGGCAAGGGCTTTGTGCTGACGGATTCCCGGTATATCGAAGCTGCCCGGGCACGGCTCACGCCCCTGGGCTTTGCGGTTTCCGTGCCCCCCCAGGGAGGTCCCTCCGCCCCGGCGCTCCGGGCGCTGCTGGAGGGGGAACAGATCACCCGGCTGGCGTTCCTTGCCCAGTGCATGTCCGTCCAGACCCATCAGCGGCTCACCGCCGCCCTGCCGGACTGCACCCTGGAGCCTTTGGGAGAGGGGCTGACCCGGCTGCGGCAGATTAAGGATCAGGACGAGATCGCTTGCCTGCGGCAGGCGCAGCGCATTGCGGAGGAGGCATTTGACGCCCTGCTGGGGCAGATCAAGCCCGGCATGCAGGAGAAGGAGCTTGCCGCCCTACTGGAGTATGAAATGGCAAAGCGTGGGTCGGAGCGTCCCTCCTTTGATACCATCCTGATCTCCGGCGCCAAGACCAGTATGCCCCACGGAATGCCGGATACAAAGCCGGTTGCCGCCGGGGAGTTCATCCTGGTGGATTTCGGCGCCGTGGTCAACGGCTATCACTCGGACATGACCCGTACCTTTGCCCTGGGCAGTGCCACGGAGCGGATGCGCACCGTGTACAGCACCGTGCTTGCCGCCCAGGAAACCGGGATCCGCATGCTCCGGGCAGGGGTATCCTGCGATCAGCCCCACCTGGCCGCCCACCAGGTGATCCGGGACGCAGGCTTCGGGGACTGCTTCGGTCACGCCCTGGGGCACTGCGTGGGACTGGAGATCCACGAGTCTCCGGCATTGAGTCCCAGAGCCAAGCAGCACCTGGAGCCGGGCATGGTCATCACCGTAGAGCCGGGGATCTACCTGCCGGGAGAATTCGGGGTGCGGATCGAGGATCTGCTGCTGATCCAACCGGACGGGGCGGAGGATCTGACCCACACGCCAAAGAAATTATTGATCCTGTAA
- the gdhA gene encoding NADP-specific glutamate dehydrogenase yields MAFKSSYVQGVYDKVCERNKGESEFLQAVREVLESLEPVLEKRPDLVEAGILERIVEPERQIMFRVSWVDDNGKVQVNRGYRIQFNSAIGPYKGGLRLHPSVNASVIKFLGFEQIFKNSLTTLPMGGGKGGSDFDPKGKSDGEVMRFCQAFMTELAKHIGADTDVPAGDIGTGAREIGFMFGQYKRLRNEFTGVLTGKGLSYGGSLARTEATGYGLCYFTEEMLGCMKNDSFKGKTVVVSGSGNVAIYATQKATEFGAKVVAMSDSNGYIYDPNGINLDVVKQIKEVERGRIKEYCNRVQGATYTEGCKGIWGIKCDIALPCATQNELDGEAADKLIANGVMAVAEGANMPSTPEAIEKFLAKGILFGPAKAANAGGVATSGLEMAQNSARYSWTFEEVDAKLHSIMKTIFHNSFNAAKEYGMEGNLVAGANIAGFLKVADAMKWQGVAY; encoded by the coding sequence ATGGCGTTTAAAAGTTCATATGTGCAGGGTGTCTATGACAAGGTCTGCGAAAGAAACAAGGGAGAAAGCGAATTTCTTCAGGCAGTAAGAGAAGTCCTCGAGAGCCTTGAGCCCGTTCTCGAAAAGAGACCCGACCTGGTTGAGGCTGGCATCCTTGAGAGAATCGTGGAGCCGGAGCGTCAGATCATGTTCCGTGTATCCTGGGTTGACGACAACGGCAAGGTTCAGGTCAACAGAGGTTATCGTATACAGTTCAACTCCGCAATCGGTCCGTACAAGGGCGGTCTGAGACTGCACCCCTCCGTTAACGCATCCGTAATCAAGTTCCTGGGCTTTGAGCAGATCTTCAAGAACAGCCTGACCACACTGCCCATGGGCGGCGGCAAGGGCGGTTCCGACTTCGACCCCAAGGGCAAGTCCGACGGGGAAGTTATGCGTTTCTGCCAGGCTTTCATGACCGAGCTGGCAAAGCACATTGGTGCTGACACCGACGTTCCTGCCGGCGATATCGGCACCGGCGCAAGAGAGATCGGCTTCATGTTCGGTCAGTACAAGAGACTGCGCAACGAGTTCACCGGCGTGCTCACCGGCAAGGGTCTGTCCTACGGCGGCTCCCTGGCAAGAACTGAGGCTACCGGCTACGGTCTGTGCTACTTCACCGAGGAAATGCTGGGCTGCATGAAGAACGACAGCTTCAAGGGCAAGACCGTTGTTGTTTCCGGTTCCGGCAACGTAGCAATCTACGCAACCCAGAAGGCAACCGAGTTCGGCGCAAAGGTCGTTGCAATGTCCGACTCCAACGGCTACATCTACGATCCAAACGGCATCAACCTGGATGTTGTAAAGCAGATCAAGGAAGTTGAGCGGGGCAGAATCAAGGAATACTGCAACCGTGTACAGGGCGCTACCTACACCGAAGGCTGCAAGGGCATCTGGGGCATCAAGTGTGACATCGCGCTGCCCTGCGCTACCCAGAATGAGCTGGACGGCGAGGCTGCTGACAAGCTGATCGCAAACGGCGTCATGGCAGTTGCAGAGGGCGCAAACATGCCCAGCACACCGGAAGCCATCGAAAAGTTCCTGGCAAAGGGCATCCTCTTTGGACCTGCAAAGGCTGCAAACGCAGGCGGCGTAGCAACCTCCGGTCTGGAAATGGCGCAGAACTCCGCTCGTTACAGCTGGACCTTTGAGGAAGTTGACGCAAAGCTCCACAGCATCATGAAGACCATCTTCCACAACAGCTTCAACGCTGCAAAGGAATACGGCATGGAAGGCAACCTGGTTGCAGGTGCAAACATTGCCGGCTTCCTGAAGGTTGCAGACGCTATGAAGTGGCAGGGTGTTGCATACTAA
- a CDS encoding helix-turn-helix transcriptional regulator — protein sequence MIKHLSGDYETVEYEEKRCIMLYHNTQYEEYPVHWHQEIEIIMPLRKCYRLEIGDREYVIRENEVFLIPPGELHHLFACEGERLILQCDNSLLGAQPVFDSIMRGLKAPVLIDESYGSELQAVAKKTMLEIFSLYFSGSELAEVRIYSLLVRLLIALRTRQLTEKTAQLDCSSDKVEEYNEKFSLVLKYIDSNYMNNISLDTLAGIAGYSKYHFSRIFKQYNTISYLQYINERRIRAAELMLQDPALPVTEVAMQVGFKSLTTFNRCFKEIKHCTPTDFKKLCQKR from the coding sequence ATGATCAAGCATCTGTCCGGCGACTATGAAACCGTGGAATATGAAGAAAAACGGTGTATCATGCTCTACCACAATACCCAGTATGAAGAATATCCGGTACACTGGCACCAGGAGATCGAGATCATCATGCCGCTGCGCAAGTGCTACCGGCTGGAGATCGGGGATCGGGAATATGTGATCCGGGAAAACGAGGTGTTCCTCATCCCCCCCGGGGAGCTGCACCATCTGTTTGCCTGTGAGGGGGAGCGGCTGATCCTCCAGTGTGACAACAGCCTGCTGGGGGCGCAGCCCGTGTTCGACTCCATTATGCGGGGGCTAAAGGCACCAGTGCTGATCGATGAAAGCTACGGCAGCGAGCTGCAGGCTGTTGCCAAAAAAACCATGCTGGAAATTTTTTCTCTATACTTCTCCGGCTCGGAGCTGGCGGAGGTGCGGATCTACAGCCTGCTGGTGCGGCTGCTGATTGCTTTGCGAACCCGGCAGCTGACCGAAAAAACGGCGCAGCTGGACTGCAGCAGCGACAAGGTGGAGGAATACAACGAAAAGTTCAGTCTGGTGCTGAAATACATCGACAGCAACTACATGAACAACATTTCCCTGGACACCCTTGCCGGTATCGCCGGCTACAGCAAGTATCACTTCTCCCGGATTTTCAAGCAGTACAACACCATATCTTATTTGCAGTACATCAACGAGCGCCGGATCCGGGCGGCGGAGCTGATGCTCCAGGATCCGGCACTGCCGGTGACGGAGGTTGCCATGCAGGTAGGGTTCAAAAGCCTGACCACCTTCAACCGGTGCTTCAAGGAGATCAAGCACTGCACCCCCACGGACTTTAAAAAGCTGTGTCAGAAACGATGA
- a CDS encoding carbohydrate binding domain-containing protein: MDEAIGAVKGTKIDAGLPDQPDQPDTPTMGDVDGSGTVDAKDVKALQNYLTRKASTLANAEAADLDGNGVINAMDLALLKRSLLGNQGGTTPVTPSESGYFKSTFETGKDGWVSRGDTTLSTDSESYYSGSKSLRISGRTDTWQGAAYTLDTKTFLPGSSYSFSAAVMQASGSSEELRLTLQYTDADGETAYDTVASATAASKTWTKLENKSYKIPAGASDLLLYVESVDSTTDLYLDEAVAAASGTASSVVTGGGKVGNITTPTPAAGTVDISWIDKSKPMVAIAFDDGAVGTASTDYSIRIQDAIANSGFHATFFYVGNWINGSNQGEIKRAYELGMEIANHFTSHTDLTKLSAAEIRKEYDTTSDKIKAITGQGTSPVMRPPYLSVNDTVKSALSDVALVNCSIDTGDWNGATSDQIISKIKTAMSNGTLDNAIVLCHETYDSTATAMEYLAPYLKSQGWQIVTVSELFAANGKELKGGTLYNACN; the protein is encoded by the coding sequence ATGGACGAGGCCATCGGTGCAGTGAAGGGCACAAAGATCGATGCAGGTCTGCCGGATCAGCCGGATCAGCCGGATACTCCCACCATGGGTGACGTGGACGGCAGCGGCACGGTGGATGCAAAGGATGTGAAGGCACTGCAGAATTATCTGACCCGGAAGGCCAGCACCCTTGCCAATGCAGAGGCAGCGGATCTGGACGGCAACGGGGTCATCAACGCCATGGATCTGGCGCTGCTCAAGCGGAGCCTGCTGGGCAATCAGGGCGGCACAACGCCTGTGACGCCTTCTGAGTCCGGCTACTTCAAAAGTACGTTTGAAACAGGGAAGGACGGATGGGTTTCCAGAGGGGACACCACCCTGTCCACCGATTCCGAATCCTATTATTCCGGCAGCAAGTCCCTGCGCATCAGCGGCAGAACAGATACCTGGCAGGGAGCGGCTTATACACTGGATACCAAGACATTTCTTCCGGGCAGCAGCTACAGCTTCAGTGCCGCTGTTATGCAGGCAAGCGGTTCTTCTGAGGAGCTGCGGCTGACGCTGCAATACACGGACGCTGACGGCGAAACCGCATATGACACAGTGGCTTCTGCTACCGCAGCCAGCAAGACCTGGACCAAGCTGGAGAACAAATCCTACAAGATCCCGGCAGGGGCGTCCGATCTGCTGCTGTATGTAGAATCCGTAGACAGCACCACGGATCTGTACCTGGATGAGGCAGTGGCTGCTGCCTCCGGTACTGCGTCCTCCGTGGTAACCGGCGGCGGCAAGGTGGGAAATATCACAACACCTACCCCGGCGGCAGGCACTGTAGATATTTCCTGGATCGACAAATCCAAGCCCATGGTTGCCATTGCCTTTGACGACGGCGCAGTGGGCACTGCTTCCACCGATTATTCCATCCGGATTCAGGACGCCATTGCAAACAGCGGCTTCCACGCCACCTTCTTCTACGTTGGCAACTGGATCAACGGCAGCAACCAGGGCGAGATCAAGCGTGCCTATGAGCTGGGCATGGAGATCGCAAACCACTTCACCTCCCACACGGATCTGACCAAGCTGTCCGCAGCGGAGATCCGCAAGGAGTACGATACCACCTCCGACAAGATCAAGGCCATCACCGGGCAGGGCACCTCTCCGGTTATGCGTCCGCCGTATCTGAGCGTGAACGATACCGTAAAGTCCGCACTGAGCGATGTGGCACTGGTTAATTGCAGCATCGACACCGGGGACTGGAACGGGGCAACCAGCGACCAGATCATCAGCAAGATCAAGACAGCCATGAGCAACGGCACGCTGGACAACGCCATCGTGCTGTGCCATGAGACCTATGATTCCACTGCCACCGCAATGGAATATCTGGCGCCCTATCTGAAATCCCAGGGCTGGCAGATCGTAACGGTTTCCGAGCTGTTTGCGGCAAACGGCAAGGAGCTGAAGGGCGGTACCCTGTACAACGCCTGCAACTAA